Part of the Streptomyces sp. NBC_01353 genome, TTTCCCGTTACTTTGTACGGTGTATAGAGTAACGTGGTCCTGATACGGGACCACCATCGGAGGGCGCACCCATGACCACCCCCGCCGCAGCGGACAGCCACCACGTCATCCAGGTCCGCGGAGCCCGGGAGAACAACCTCAAGGACGTCTCCGTCGACCTCCCCAAGCGTCGCCTCACCGTCTTCACCGGTGTCTCCGGCTCCGGGAAGTCCTCGCTCGTCTTCGGCACCATCGCCGCCGAGTCGCAGCGCCTGATCAACGAGACCTACAGCGCCTTTCTCCAGTCCTTCATGCCGGCCCTCGGCCGGCCGGACGTGGACGGACTGCACAACCTGAGCGCCGCGATCGTCGTCGACCAGGAGCGGATGGGCGCCAACTCCCGCTCCACGGTGGGCACGGCGACCGACGCGTACACAATGCTCCGGATCGTCTTCAGCCGCCTCGGCACCCCGCACATCGGCACCTCCGGCGCCTTCAGCTTCAACCTGCCCGAGGGCATGTGCCCGCGCTGCGAGGGCGTCGGCCAGATCTCCGACATCGACGTCGACGAGCTCGTCGACCGCACCAAGTCCCTCAACGAGGGCGCCATCACCGTGCCGGGCTACGCCGTCGACTCCTGGATGTGGCAGGTCATGGCCCACTCCGGCTTCTACGACCCCGACAAGAAGTTGGCGGACTTCACCGAGCAGGAGTGGGAGGACTTCCTCCACAAGCCGTCCTGCAAGGTGAAGGTCGGCTCCAACAACTTCACCTACGAGGGCCTGGTCCTGAAGCTCCAGCGCACGGTCCTCTCCAAGGACCGCGAAGCCATGCAGGCCCACATCCGGGCCTTCGTGGACCGCGCCGTGGTCTTCCGCACCTGCCCCGAGTGCGAGGGCACCCGCCTGACCCGGGCCGCCCTGTCGTCCCGTATCGACGGGGTCAACATCGCCGAGTGCTCGGCGATGCAGATCAGCGACCTGGCCGACTTCGTCCGCCGGATCGAGGACCCTTCCGTCGCCCCGCTCCTCGCGGGCCTGCGCGAACTGCTCGAGTCCCTCGTCGAGATCGGCCTCGGCTATCTCAGCCTGGACCGGGCCTCCGGCACGCTCTCGGGCGGCGAGGCGCAGCGCGTGAAGATGGTGCGGCACCTCGGCTCCTCACTCACCGACGTCACGTACGTCTTCGACGAGCCCACCACGGGACTGCACCCGCACGACATCCAGCGCATGAACGACCTGCTGCTGCGGCTGCGCGACAAGGGCAACACGGTCCTCGTCGTGGAGCACAAGCCGGAAGTCATCGAGATCGCCGACCACGTGGTGGACCTGGGTCCGCGGGCGGGCTCGGCGGGCGGCGAGATCTGCTACTCCGGCGATGTGCCCGGCCTGCGCACCTCCGGGACGCTGACCGGCGACCACCTCGCGCACCGGGCGAAGCTGCGCGCCGAGGTACGGCCCCGGACCGGCTCGCTCTCCATCGAGGGGGCGACCCAGCACAACCTCCGGAACGTGAGCGTCGAGATCCCGACCGGCGTCCTGACCGTCGTCACGGGCGTCGCCGGCTCCGGCAAGTCGTCCCTCATCCACGGGAACCTGCCGGGCCGGGAGGGTGTCGTCGTCGCCGACCAGTCCCCGATCCGCGGCTCGCGCCGCTCGAACCCGGCGACGTACACGGGAGTGCTCAACCCGATCCGTACCGCCTTCGCCAAGGCCAACGGCGTCAAGGCCGCGCTCTTCAGCGCCAACTCGGAGGGCGCGTGCCCGACGTGCAACGGGCTCGGTCTCGTCTACACCGACCTGGCGATGATGGCGGGCGTCGCCTCGGTCTGCGAGGAGTGCGAGGGCAAGCGCTTCACAAGTGCGGTGCTCTCCTACACCCTCGACGGGAAGAACATCCACGAGGTCCTGTCGATGTCGATCGAGGAGGCGTACGACTTCTTCACGGCGAAGGGCCAGGCGCGGACGATCCTCGGCCGGCTGAAGGACGTCGGCCTCGGCTACCTCCGCCTCGGCCAGCCCCTCAACACCCTCTCGGGCGGCGAGCGGCAGCGCCTGAAGCTGGCGATCCACATGGCCGAGAAGGGCGCGATCTACGTCCTCGACGAGCCGACCACCGGGCTGCACCTGGCCGACGTCGACCAGCTCCTGGCCCTCCTGGACCGGCTCGTCGAGGCGGGCAACACGGTCGTGGTCATCGAGCACCATCAGGCGGTCATGGCCCACGCCGACTGGCTGATCGACCTGGGCCCGGGCGCGGGCCACGACGGCGGCAGCATCGTCTTCGAGGGCACCCCGTCCGAACTGGTCGAGAAGGGCGACACCCTGACGGCACGCCACCTCAAGGCGTACGTGGGCGCCTGAGCCGTGGCCGTGGGTGCGGCTCAGGTACGCCTCCCGCACCCACGGCTCCCCGTCCATACCCTGAAACGATCTGGACCCCGCCCTCCCTTGCGGCGCACCATCGGCCCCATGGCGACCTTCCTCATCCTCCATGGCTTCCAGAACCACCGCCCGCCCGGCCACTGGCACCACTGGCTGGCCGGGGAGCTGCGGGAGCGCGGGCACGAGGTGCGCTACCCCCAGCTGCCCGAGCCGGACGCGCCCGTCCTGGAGGACTGGGCGGCGGCGCTGCGCGCGCAGCTCGACCGACCGGCCGAGGGCGAGTTCGTCGTGATCGCACAGCCTGTCCGTCCTGCTCTGGCTGCGGGCCGCCTCGTCCGACGTGGACCGGGTCCTGCTCGTCGCCCCGCCCTCCCCCGCCGTGACGGCCTCGATCCCCGAGATCGCCGCCTTCGCCGAGGGGCTCGACCTGGACGCTGTCCGGCTGAAGGCGCCGGTACGGCTCGTGTACGCCGCCGGGGACCCGTACTGCCCCGAGGGGGCCGACGTGCACTACGGCACCCCGCTCGGCCTCGACATGGACGTCGTCCCGGGCGGCGCGCACCTCACCCCGGACTCCGGGTACGGGGAGTGGCCCTCGGTCCTTCGGTGGTGCGAGGACCCGGCGACGAGACTGGACCCCCGGTAGGCCGCGGGCGCTCCGCGGAGGGGTGAGCGCATCGGGACCGGTTGACCGCATCGGGTGACCGGCCGTGCGCCTGCCGCACCGCGGAGAGATCATCGATCCATGACCACCGAGATCCACCTCGCCCAGCAGCCGGAGGCCGACGAGCTGCTCGGCCGTTCCCCGCTCGCCGCGCTCGTCGGCATGCTGCTCGACCAGCAGGTCCCCATGGAGTGGGCGTTCTCCGGGCCGTACACGATCGCCCAGCGGCTCGGCACGGACGATCTCGACGCGGGGCAGATCGCCGCGTACGACCCCGAGGCGTTCGGCACGCTGCTCTCCGAGAAGCCCGCCGTGCACCGCTACCCCGGCTCGATGGCCAAGCGGATCCAACAGCTGTGCCAGTTCCTCGTCGACGAGTACGGCGGGGACGCCGAGGCCGTCTGGGCGGACGCGGGGAGCGGGAAGGAGCTGCTGGCCAGGCTGAAGGCGCTGCCCGGTTTCGGGGTGCAGAAGGCGCAGATCTTCCTCGCGCTGCTGGGCAAGCAGTACGGCGTACGTCCGGAGGGCTG contains:
- a CDS encoding excinuclease ABC subunit UvrA; protein product: MTTPAAADSHHVIQVRGARENNLKDVSVDLPKRRLTVFTGVSGSGKSSLVFGTIAAESQRLINETYSAFLQSFMPALGRPDVDGLHNLSAAIVVDQERMGANSRSTVGTATDAYTMLRIVFSRLGTPHIGTSGAFSFNLPEGMCPRCEGVGQISDIDVDELVDRTKSLNEGAITVPGYAVDSWMWQVMAHSGFYDPDKKLADFTEQEWEDFLHKPSCKVKVGSNNFTYEGLVLKLQRTVLSKDREAMQAHIRAFVDRAVVFRTCPECEGTRLTRAALSSRIDGVNIAECSAMQISDLADFVRRIEDPSVAPLLAGLRELLESLVEIGLGYLSLDRASGTLSGGEAQRVKMVRHLGSSLTDVTYVFDEPTTGLHPHDIQRMNDLLLRLRDKGNTVLVVEHKPEVIEIADHVVDLGPRAGSAGGEICYSGDVPGLRTSGTLTGDHLAHRAKLRAEVRPRTGSLSIEGATQHNLRNVSVEIPTGVLTVVTGVAGSGKSSLIHGNLPGREGVVVADQSPIRGSRRSNPATYTGVLNPIRTAFAKANGVKAALFSANSEGACPTCNGLGLVYTDLAMMAGVASVCEECEGKRFTSAVLSYTLDGKNIHEVLSMSIEEAYDFFTAKGQARTILGRLKDVGLGYLRLGQPLNTLSGGERQRLKLAIHMAEKGAIYVLDEPTTGLHLADVDQLLALLDRLVEAGNTVVVIEHHQAVMAHADWLIDLGPGAGHDGGSIVFEGTPSELVEKGDTLTARHLKAYVGA
- a CDS encoding HhH-GPD-type base excision DNA repair protein — encoded protein: MTTEIHLAQQPEADELLGRSPLAALVGMLLDQQVPMEWAFSGPYTIAQRLGTDDLDAGQIAAYDPEAFGTLLSEKPAVHRYPGSMAKRIQQLCQFLVDEYGGDAEAVWADAGSGKELLARLKALPGFGVQKAQIFLALLGKQYGVRPEGWQEAAGAYGETGSYRSAADITGPESLAKVRAFKQEAKRAAKAAKSAEN